The Streptomyces achromogenes genome window below encodes:
- a CDS encoding beta-xylosidase/alpha-l-arabinosidase, whose protein sequence is MTTAPWRDPALPAAARVDDLLGRMTLEEKIAQLYGVWVGAATDGGGVAPHQHDMTADYDYDELITRGLGQLTRSFGTAPVDPALGARALAGAQRQIVAAGRFGIPAVAHEECLAGFTAWRATAYPVPLAWGAAFDPPLVEEVGRAIGRDLRAMGVHQGLAPVLDVVRDPRWGRVEETIGEDPYLVGTVGTAYVRGLESAGVVATLKHFAGYASSAGARNLAPVRAGTREFADVTLPPFEMALREGGARSVMAAYTERDGVPASADPELLTGLLREEWGFTGTVVADYFGIGFLQTLHRVAGTPAQAARLALDAGIDVELPTVKYYGETLAAAVRAGEVPAELIDRAARRVLLQKCDLGLLDEDWQPHVPESVDLDPPANRALARRLAEESVVLLDNPDGLLPLSPDARVAVVGPRAADALAMLGCYSFPSHVLPHHPGVETGIDIPTLLESLRAELPDAKVTFTEGCGVSDPDPSGFTEAITRASEADVCVAVLGDRAGLFGRGTSGEGCDVADLSLPGVQGALLDALVATGVPVVLVLLTGRPYALGRWHGRLGAAVQAFFPGEEGGPAVAGVLSGRVNPSGRLPVSVPRVPGGQPWTYLQPPLGLAGQVSNLDPTPLYPFGHGRSYTAFTWEDFSGPDAEIGTDGSYDVSVTVRNTGDRAGAEVVQLYLHDPVAGVTRPDVRLIGYQRLELAAAETARVTFRFHTDLSAFTDRSGRRVVEPGDLELRLGTSSADVRATARLRLTGPVRETGAGRRLRCEAEVSRG, encoded by the coding sequence ATGACCACCGCCCCCTGGCGTGACCCCGCCCTGCCCGCCGCCGCCCGCGTCGACGACCTCCTCGGCCGGATGACGCTCGAGGAGAAGATCGCCCAGTTGTACGGCGTGTGGGTCGGCGCCGCGACGGACGGCGGGGGCGTCGCCCCGCACCAGCACGACATGACCGCCGACTACGACTACGACGAGCTGATCACCCGGGGGCTCGGCCAGCTGACCCGCTCCTTCGGCACCGCACCCGTGGACCCGGCGCTCGGCGCCCGTGCCCTGGCCGGCGCCCAGCGGCAGATCGTCGCCGCCGGCCGCTTCGGCATCCCGGCGGTCGCCCACGAGGAGTGCCTGGCCGGATTCACCGCCTGGCGGGCCACCGCCTACCCGGTCCCCCTGGCCTGGGGCGCGGCCTTCGACCCGCCGCTGGTCGAGGAGGTGGGCCGGGCGATCGGCCGGGACCTGCGCGCGATGGGCGTGCACCAGGGCCTCGCCCCGGTCCTGGACGTCGTCCGCGATCCGCGCTGGGGGCGCGTCGAGGAGACGATCGGCGAGGACCCGTATCTGGTCGGCACGGTCGGCACGGCCTACGTGCGCGGACTGGAGTCCGCCGGGGTCGTCGCCACCCTCAAGCACTTCGCCGGCTACGCCTCCTCGGCGGGCGCGCGCAACCTGGCCCCGGTGCGGGCGGGCACCCGCGAGTTCGCGGACGTCACGCTGCCCCCGTTCGAGATGGCGTTGCGTGAGGGCGGCGCCCGCTCGGTGATGGCGGCCTACACCGAACGCGACGGCGTCCCGGCCTCCGCCGACCCCGAGCTGCTGACCGGCCTGCTCCGGGAGGAGTGGGGCTTCACCGGCACGGTCGTCGCCGACTACTTCGGCATCGGCTTCCTGCAGACCCTGCACCGGGTGGCCGGCACCCCCGCGCAGGCGGCCCGGCTGGCGCTGGACGCCGGCATCGACGTCGAGCTGCCCACCGTGAAGTACTACGGCGAGACGCTGGCCGCCGCCGTGCGGGCGGGCGAGGTGCCGGCGGAGCTGATCGACCGGGCCGCGCGCCGCGTCCTGCTGCAGAAGTGCGATCTGGGCCTGCTCGACGAGGACTGGCAACCGCACGTTCCCGAGTCGGTGGACCTCGACCCGCCCGCGAACCGCGCGCTGGCCCGCCGGCTGGCCGAGGAGTCGGTGGTCCTGCTGGACAACCCCGACGGCCTGCTCCCCCTCTCCCCCGACGCACGGGTGGCCGTGGTCGGGCCGCGGGCGGCGGACGCGCTGGCCATGCTCGGCTGCTACTCCTTCCCGTCCCATGTCCTGCCCCACCACCCCGGGGTGGAGACCGGCATCGACATCCCGACGCTGCTGGAGTCCCTGCGCGCCGAACTCCCCGACGCGAAGGTGACCTTCACGGAGGGCTGCGGGGTCTCGGACCCGGATCCGTCCGGCTTCACGGAGGCCATCACGCGCGCCTCGGAGGCGGACGTCTGCGTGGCCGTCCTCGGCGACCGGGCGGGGCTGTTCGGCCGGGGCACGTCCGGCGAGGGCTGCGACGTCGCCGATCTGAGCCTGCCCGGCGTCCAGGGCGCGCTGCTGGACGCGCTGGTCGCGACGGGCGTCCCGGTCGTCCTCGTGCTGCTCACCGGGCGCCCGTACGCGCTGGGCCGCTGGCACGGGCGGCTGGGAGCCGCCGTCCAGGCGTTCTTCCCCGGCGAGGAGGGCGGTCCGGCGGTGGCCGGAGTGCTGTCGGGCCGGGTGAACCCCTCGGGGCGGCTCCCGGTGAGCGTGCCGCGCGTGCCGGGCGGCCAGCCGTGGACCTACCTCCAGCCGCCGCTCGGCCTGGCGGGCCAGGTCAGCAACCTCGACCCCACCCCGCTGTACCCCTTCGGACACGGACGCTCGTACACGGCGTTCACCTGGGAGGACTTCTCCGGCCCGGACGCGGAGATCGGCACGGACGGCTCGTACGACGTCTCCGTCACCGTCCGCAACACCGGCGACCGGGCGGGCGCGGAGGTCGTCCAGCTGTATCTGCACGACCCGGTGGCCGGGGTGACCCGCCCCGACGTGCGGCTGATCGGCTACCAGCGGCTGGAGCTGGCCGCCGCCGAAACGGCCCGCGTGACCTTCCGCTTCCACACCGACCTCTCCGCCTTCACCGACCGCTCGGGACGGCGGGTGGTCGAACCCGGCGACCTGGAACTGCGGTTGGGTACCTCCAGCGCCGACGTGCGGGCCACGGCACGGCTGCGGCTG
- a CDS encoding YciI family protein — protein MPRYLSLVKIDEATAPAEGPSPELMQRMGELIEEVTKAGVMLETAGLTPSAQGVRAHWEGGKITLTDGPFTEAKEVVGGYAIMQCKDMAEAVEWTKRFLKVHEEHWTVTCEVREIAEG, from the coding sequence ATGCCCCGCTACCTGTCGCTCGTGAAGATCGACGAGGCCACCGCCCCCGCCGAGGGCCCCAGCCCGGAGCTGATGCAGCGGATGGGCGAGCTGATCGAGGAGGTCACCAAGGCCGGCGTCATGCTGGAGACCGCCGGGCTGACCCCGTCCGCGCAGGGCGTCCGCGCGCACTGGGAGGGCGGGAAGATCACCCTCACCGACGGGCCCTTCACCGAGGCCAAGGAGGTCGTCGGCGGGTACGCGATCATGCAGTGCAAGGACATGGCCGAGGCCGTCGAATGGACGAAGCGGTTCCTGAAGGTGCACGAGGAGCACTGGACGGTGACCTGCGAGGTGCGGGAGATCGCGGAAGGCTGA
- a CDS encoding LCP family protein — translation MTGLEEHGETGSGAGRRSRALKAAGLTLAAVLVVGVGTAGWAYWHLNGNIKSVDIDNALGDDRPAKTVTTPSASASAAPPPTEAVNLLVLGSDSRSGAANQALGGGDSTGARSDTAMVVHIDAGRTTATIVSIPRDTLVTRPSCPLPDGGSTATAYGAMFNTAYAAGGPVCAVKTVESITGVRMDHYVEVDFSGFAKLVDALGGVTVTTDEDIDDDDSHLHLAAGTHRLDGARALALARTRHGIGDGSDLGRIGLQQKLVKALLEQIASTDLLTSPARLYEVADAVTGSLTTDTGLDSLAELTELGRSLKGLSAGNVRTVTMPVVPAPSDPNRVVALEPAASALWKSLK, via the coding sequence GTGACGGGACTCGAGGAGCACGGCGAAACCGGCAGCGGAGCGGGCCGGCGGTCGAGAGCACTGAAGGCCGCCGGTCTCACCCTGGCCGCCGTCCTGGTGGTGGGCGTCGGGACGGCGGGCTGGGCCTACTGGCACCTCAACGGCAACATCAAGAGCGTCGACATCGACAACGCGCTGGGCGACGACCGCCCGGCGAAGACGGTCACCACCCCGTCGGCCTCGGCGTCCGCCGCCCCGCCGCCCACCGAGGCCGTGAACCTCCTCGTGCTGGGCTCGGACTCGCGCAGCGGCGCGGCGAACCAGGCGCTCGGCGGCGGCGACAGCACCGGCGCCCGCTCCGACACGGCGATGGTCGTGCACATCGACGCCGGCCGCACGACGGCCACGATCGTCAGCATCCCGCGCGACACCCTCGTCACCCGGCCCTCCTGCCCGCTGCCCGACGGCGGTTCGACGGCGACGGCCTACGGAGCGATGTTCAACACCGCCTACGCGGCCGGCGGCCCGGTGTGCGCCGTCAAGACGGTCGAGTCGATCACCGGGGTCCGGATGGACCACTACGTCGAGGTCGACTTCTCCGGCTTCGCCAAGCTCGTGGACGCGCTCGGCGGGGTCACCGTCACCACCGACGAGGACATCGACGACGACGACAGCCATCTGCACCTCGCGGCCGGCACCCACCGTCTGGACGGCGCCCGGGCCCTCGCCCTGGCCCGCACCCGGCACGGCATCGGCGACGGCAGCGACCTCGGCCGCATAGGCCTCCAGCAGAAACTGGTGAAGGCCCTGCTGGAGCAGATCGCCTCCACCGACCTCCTCACCAGCCCCGCCAGGCTGTACGAGGTCGCCGACGCGGTCACCGGCAGCCTCACCACCGACACCGGTCTGGACTCGCTCGCCGAGCTGACGGAACTCGGCCGGAGCCTGAAGGGGCTGTCCGCGGGGAACGTCCGGACGGTCACCATGCCCGTCGTGCCGGCCCCCTCCGACCCCAACCGGGTGGTCGCGCTGGAGCCGGCGGCGAGCGCGCTGTGGAAATCGCTGAAATAA
- a CDS encoding RNA polymerase sigma factor — protein sequence METVFRLESPRVIAAVARLVRDVGVAEELAQDALVAALEQWPRDGVPDRPGAWLTTTARRRAVDLIRRRETHSRKLQEIGRDLETTTAPPDEPADPDDIDDDLLRLVFTACHPVLSAEARVALTLRLLGGLSTSEIARAFLLPEPTVAQRIVRAKKTLATRNVPFEVPYGPDREARLGSVLDVIYLIFNEGYAATAGDDWLRPALCEDALRLGRQLAALMPKEPEVHGLVSLLEFQASRTAARTAPDGTPVLLKDQDRRRWNRMLIARGITALDRARSLAAGAAPGTYALQAAIAACHAHAYTYDDTDWAAIATLYGLLAARFPSPVVELNRAVAVSMTEGPAAALAIVDALTAEPALREYHLLPSVRADLLSRLGRTAEARAEFERAAALTASERERRLLLHRAAAPD from the coding sequence ATCGAGACCGTCTTCCGTCTGGAGTCGCCCCGGGTCATCGCCGCCGTCGCCCGACTCGTGCGGGACGTCGGCGTCGCCGAGGAACTGGCGCAGGACGCCCTGGTCGCCGCGCTGGAGCAGTGGCCGCGCGACGGAGTGCCGGACCGTCCCGGCGCGTGGCTGACCACCACCGCCCGCCGCCGTGCCGTCGACCTGATCCGCCGGCGCGAGACCCACTCCCGCAAGCTCCAGGAGATCGGCCGCGACCTGGAGACCACGACCGCCCCGCCCGACGAGCCCGCCGACCCCGACGACATCGACGACGACCTGCTCCGGCTCGTCTTCACCGCCTGCCATCCGGTGCTCTCCGCCGAGGCCCGCGTCGCCCTCACCCTGCGTCTGCTGGGCGGCCTGAGCACATCCGAGATCGCCCGCGCCTTCCTGCTCCCCGAGCCGACGGTCGCCCAGCGGATCGTGCGCGCCAAGAAGACCCTGGCGACCAGGAACGTCCCCTTCGAGGTGCCGTACGGCCCCGACCGCGAGGCCCGGCTCGGTTCCGTCCTCGACGTCATCTACCTGATCTTCAACGAGGGGTACGCGGCCACCGCCGGCGACGACTGGCTGCGCCCGGCGCTGTGCGAGGACGCCCTGCGGCTGGGCCGGCAGCTGGCGGCGCTGATGCCGAAGGAGCCCGAGGTCCACGGCCTCGTCTCGCTGCTGGAGTTCCAGGCGTCCCGGACGGCCGCCCGCACCGCCCCCGACGGCACGCCCGTCCTGCTGAAGGACCAGGACCGCCGGCGCTGGAACCGCATGCTGATCGCGCGCGGCATCACCGCCCTCGACCGGGCCCGGAGCCTGGCGGCGGGGGCGGCCCCGGGCACGTACGCCCTCCAGGCCGCCATCGCGGCCTGCCACGCGCACGCGTACACGTACGACGACACCGACTGGGCGGCCATCGCCACCCTGTACGGGCTGCTGGCGGCCCGGTTCCCCTCCCCGGTGGTCGAGTTGAACCGCGCGGTCGCCGTCTCGATGACCGAGGGCCCGGCGGCCGCCCTGGCCATCGTCGACGCCCTGACGGCCGAACCCGCCCTGCGGGAGTACCACTTGCTGCCGAGCGTCCGCGCCGACCTCCTGTCCCGCCTCGGCCGCACCGCGGAGGCCCGCGCCGAGTTCGAACGGGCCGCTGCGCTGACGGCCAGCGAGCGCGAACGCCGCCTCCTGCTGCACAGGGCGGCGGCCCCGGACTGA
- a CDS encoding endo-1,4-beta-xylanase, whose protein sequence is MSSSRTSPPASPRTSPGTSPRISPGPFPLRTRLATLVTGAAAAAALLVAAPLSHAADTPLRDLGAAKGKVVGTAVTGSKLTGVYGDIAGAQFSSLTPGNAMKWGSVEPTQGVFNWAEADQIVAFAQAHDQQVRGHTLVWHSQNPNWLTNGSWTSAQLGALLQNHIDTEVGRYKGRIAAWDVVNEPFDEDGTYRPTLWYNGLGADYIATALTRARAADPAAKLYVNDYNVEGVNAKSTALYNLVKSLKERGVPIDGVGLQAHLIVGQVPSTFQQNIQRFADLGVDVAITELDIRMNLPSDSAKLAQQKADYKAVTAACAAVTRCVNLTVWGFTDSDSWVESTFPGQGAATPYDANYAPKPAYYGISEALGGTTTPTPTGKCTAAYSVGSQWNTGFTGNVTISCSGASLSSWKVTWSYGAGQQITQSWNAVCTQSGAAVSCANASYNGTVPDGGSVSFGFNANWSGSNPAPTVTLG, encoded by the coding sequence ATGAGCTCCTCCAGAACGTCTCCCCCGGCTTCCCCCCGGACTTCTCCCGGGACTTCTCCCCGAATTTCCCCCGGGCCGTTTCCGCTGCGGACCCGGCTTGCCACCCTGGTCACCGGCGCCGCCGCCGCGGCGGCCCTGCTCGTCGCCGCTCCCCTCTCCCACGCGGCCGACACCCCGCTGCGCGACCTCGGTGCCGCCAAGGGCAAGGTCGTCGGCACCGCCGTCACCGGCTCCAAGCTCACCGGTGTCTACGGCGACATCGCCGGGGCGCAGTTCTCCTCGCTGACCCCGGGCAACGCCATGAAGTGGGGTTCGGTGGAGCCGACGCAGGGCGTGTTCAACTGGGCCGAGGCGGACCAGATCGTGGCGTTCGCCCAGGCCCACGACCAGCAGGTGCGCGGCCACACCCTCGTCTGGCACAGCCAGAACCCGAACTGGCTGACCAACGGGAGCTGGACGTCCGCGCAGCTCGGCGCCCTGCTGCAGAACCACATAGACACCGAGGTAGGCCGCTACAAGGGGAGGATCGCCGCCTGGGACGTCGTCAACGAGCCCTTCGACGAGGACGGCACCTACCGCCCGACCCTCTGGTACAACGGCCTCGGCGCCGACTACATCGCCACCGCCCTGACCCGGGCGCGGGCCGCCGACCCGGCCGCCAAGCTCTACGTCAACGACTACAACGTCGAGGGCGTCAACGCGAAGTCGACCGCCCTGTACAACCTGGTCAAGTCGCTGAAGGAGCGGGGCGTCCCGATCGACGGCGTCGGGCTGCAGGCGCACCTGATCGTCGGTCAGGTGCCGTCCACGTTCCAGCAGAACATCCAGCGATTCGCCGACCTCGGCGTGGACGTGGCGATCACCGAGCTGGACATCCGGATGAACCTGCCCTCCGACAGCGCCAAGCTCGCGCAGCAGAAGGCCGACTACAAGGCCGTCACCGCCGCCTGTGCCGCCGTCACGCGCTGTGTCAACCTCACCGTCTGGGGCTTCACCGACTCCGACTCCTGGGTGGAGAGCACCTTCCCGGGGCAGGGCGCGGCGACCCCGTACGACGCGAACTACGCGCCCAAACCGGCGTACTACGGCATCTCCGAGGCGCTCGGCGGCACGACCACGCCGACGCCGACCGGCAAGTGCACGGCTGCCTACAGCGTGGGCAGCCAGTGGAACACCGGGTTCACCGGGAACGTGACGATCTCCTGTTCGGGCGCCTCGCTGTCGTCCTGGAAGGTGACCTGGTCCTACGGCGCGGGCCAGCAGATCACCCAGTCCTGGAACGCCGTGTGCACCCAGTCGGGGGCGGCCGTGTCGTGCGCGAACGCCTCGTACAACGGGACAGTCCCGGACGGCGGTTCGGTGAGTTTCGGGTTCAACGCGAACTGGAGCGGGAGCAACCCGGCGCCCACGGTGACGCTGGGGTGA
- a CDS encoding LacI family DNA-binding transcriptional regulator: MTPSEPTETRTEARPTQTATLAEIAREAGVSAPTVSKVLNGRADVAPATRTRVEELLRTHGYRRRRAEATRSPLIDLVFHELESAWAMEVIRGVENVARDAGLSVVLSESAGRLTPGRTWADQVAARRPHGVVLVLSGLDESQRALLTSRSIPFVVMDPAGDPGADVPSIGATNWQGGLAATRHLVELGHRRIGAISGPPQMMCSRARIDGYRAALETAGLPVEPGLIKTGDFHHETGYRLGRELLDRPDRPTAVFAGNDLQALGFYEAARELGLRIPEDVSVVGFDDLPVARWVGPPLTTVRQPLTEMAEAAARLVLELGRSPSREAPTSTRVELATSLVVRTSTGAPPVAGS, encoded by the coding sequence ATGACACCCTCGGAGCCCACAGAAACGCGGACAGAAGCGCGGCCGACGCAGACCGCGACGCTCGCGGAGATCGCCCGCGAGGCCGGCGTGTCGGCACCGACTGTTTCGAAGGTCCTCAACGGCCGTGCCGACGTCGCCCCCGCCACCCGCACCCGCGTCGAGGAGCTGCTGCGCACCCACGGCTACCGGCGCCGCCGCGCGGAGGCGACCCGTTCCCCCCTCATCGACCTGGTCTTCCACGAGCTGGAGAGCGCCTGGGCGATGGAGGTCATCCGGGGCGTGGAGAACGTGGCCCGCGACGCGGGGCTGAGCGTGGTCCTCAGCGAGAGCGCCGGACGGCTCACCCCCGGGCGGACCTGGGCCGACCAGGTCGCCGCCCGTCGCCCGCACGGCGTGGTGCTGGTGCTGTCCGGGCTCGACGAGTCCCAGCGGGCGTTGCTGACCAGCCGCTCCATCCCGTTCGTGGTGATGGACCCGGCCGGCGACCCGGGCGCCGATGTGCCCTCCATCGGGGCGACCAACTGGCAGGGCGGCCTCGCCGCCACCCGGCACCTGGTGGAGCTGGGGCACCGCCGCATCGGGGCGATCAGCGGGCCGCCGCAGATGATGTGCAGCCGGGCCCGGATCGACGGCTACCGGGCCGCGCTGGAGACCGCCGGGCTGCCGGTCGAGCCGGGGCTGATCAAGACCGGCGACTTCCACCACGAGACCGGTTACCGGCTGGGCCGTGAGCTGCTCGACCGCCCGGACCGGCCCACCGCCGTGTTCGCCGGCAACGACCTCCAGGCGCTCGGCTTCTACGAGGCCGCCCGCGAACTGGGCCTGCGCATCCCCGAGGACGTGAGCGTGGTCGGTTTCGACGACCTGCCGGTCGCCCGCTGGGTCGGCCCGCCGCTGACGACGGTGCGCCAGCCGCTGACCGAGATGGCCGAGGCGGCGGCCCGGCTGGTCCTCGAACTGGGCCGGTCGCCCTCGCGCGAGGCGCCGACGTCGACGCGGGTGGAGCTCGCCACCAGCCTCGTGGTGCGCACGAGCACGGGTGCGCCGCCCGTGGCCGGAAGTTGA